Proteins found in one Pempheris klunzingeri isolate RE-2024b chromosome 6, fPemKlu1.hap1, whole genome shotgun sequence genomic segment:
- the mpnd gene encoding MPN domain-containing protein: MGSEAPSSPQVVEDGGEEDEEELSGGEEADLRSSSGRGSLLTRRGITLRVLLKDGLVEPGDGVLAIHYLGKNFVGDLLNDGKIRWVETGQIFNSPSAWATHCKRLVNPAKKSGCGWASVRYRGQKLVQYKTTWLHKYQPSADMSLVSEEDDDEDEEEGKTAVQTDEKSKNAKPGLNDVMVSRRTDRERIPVRYCTLGTRDAARDPHTLVELSAFSAINRFQPFNVAVSSNVLLLMDFHCHLTTSEVVGYLGGRWDTNTQLLTVLRAFPCRTRLADREAASAVEEEICQNLFMRGLSLVGWYHSHPRGPALPSLQDIDSQMDHQLRLQGSNNGFQPCLGIICGPYYHGNQGVASTITPFWVVPPPEQRPNDHGIPVAVEVTYVQDNFLTSDVLNEMMLLVDYYRAAPDLVQFSQYWCPDTTMMDKIKGSLSCHAPKDQAYSQILEHVYSQLNNMQ; encoded by the exons ATGG GCTCAGAGGCACCCAGCTCTCCACAGGtggtggaggatggaggagaggaggatgaggaggagctgagtGGTGGAGAGGAGGCAGACCTGCGGTCCAGCTCCGGACGGGGTTCCCTGCTGACCCGGAGAGGCATCACCCTGAGAGTGCTGCTCAAGGACGGCCTGGTGGAGCCAGGGGACGGCGTGCTAGCCATTCACTATCTG GGTAAGAACTTTGTAGGGGACCTGTTGAATGATGGGAAAATCAGATGGGTGGAAACGGGCCAGATCTTTAACTCCCCCAGTGCCTGGGCAACACACTGCAAACGTCTGGTGAACCCAGCCAAGAAGTCTGGCTGTGGCTGGGCGTCGGTACGCTACCGGGGACAGAAGCTGGTCCAGTATAAAACCACCTGGCTGCACAAGTACCAACCCAGCGCAGACATG AGCCTGGTGAGTGAGGAGGATGACGacgaggatgaagaggaagggaaGACAGCTGTGCAGACAGATGAGAAGAGCAAGAACGCCAAACCTGGATTAAATG ACGTGATGGTTTCACGGagaactgacagagagagaattcCTGTCCGATACTGCACCTTGGGCACCAGGGATGCTGCCAG AGATCCGCACACACTTGTGGAGCTGTCGGCTTTCTCAGCCATCAACAGATTTCAGCCTTTCAATGTGGCCGTGTCCAgtaatgtgctgctgctgatg GACTTCCACTGTCACCTGACCACCAGTGAGGTGGTGGGATACCTCGGGGGACGATGGGACACCAATACTCAAC TGCTGACAGTGTTAAGGGCTTTCCCCTGTCGGACCAggctggcagacagagaggctgctTCTGCTGTTGAGGAGGAG ATTTGCCAGAACCTGTTCATGCGGGGGCTGTCGTTGGTGGGCTGGTACCACAGTCACCCGCGAGGTCCGGCTCTGCCGTCGCTGCAGGACATCGACTCCCAGATGGACCATCAGCTGAGGCTGCAGGGTTCAAACAACGGCTTCCAGCCCTGTCTGGGCATCATCTGTG GACCATATTATCACGGCAATCAAGGCGTTGCATCCACAATAACCCCATTCTGGGTCGTACCACCGCCTGAG CAACGCCCCAATGACCACGGTATCCCAGTGGCTGTGGAGGTCACCTACGTACAGGACAACTTTCTCACCAGTGATGTTCTTAATGAAATG ATGCTTCTGGTCGACTACTACAGGGCAGCTCCAGACCTCGTCCAGTTCAGCCAATATTGGTGTCCTGATACGACCATGATGGACAAGATCAAG GGCTCCCTGAGTTGCCATGCTCCCAAAGACCAGGCCTACTCTCAGATCTTGGAGCATGTCTACAGTCAGCTGAACAACATGCAGTGA